The following proteins are encoded in a genomic region of Porphyrobacter sp. CACIAM 03H1:
- a CDS encoding HEAT repeat domain-containing protein, with amino-acid sequence MTTLLAIWQLSLLLCTVALLALASILIARLFAERRDTRRVEERRRVSRALMGVSDEPADPPRRRLERKEAARLALELAELVRGPDRAALLANAEQLRIPRVLWERSVSSTPQERLLAVEALAMFPSGRERAREMLRDRNANVRLGAALALAQNEAAPPAGMLVRQLGLGTTERSLLIGSLMRDLVEHDPASVEALLADKEASDAIKLAAVDALAASGRAEHAPLVARMVEQAAQDGDLLPRIFHAMGRIGHPSGHPTILRGLSHPAWAVRAAAAQAAGTSALVEAVEPLGGLLGDETWWVRFRAGEALWRLGPRGHAVLERIAAGTDEIASRAARLTLEERRGA; translated from the coding sequence TTGACGACGCTTCTGGCGATCTGGCAGCTTTCTCTGCTGCTGTGCACCGTCGCGCTGCTAGCGCTTGCCTCGATCCTGATCGCGCGGCTGTTCGCCGAGCGGCGCGATACCCGGCGCGTCGAAGAGCGACGCCGGGTATCGCGAGCGCTGATGGGCGTGTCCGACGAACCGGCCGATCCGCCGAGGCGGCGCCTCGAACGCAAGGAGGCCGCGCGGCTCGCGCTCGAACTCGCCGAACTCGTCCGCGGCCCCGACCGCGCGGCGCTACTCGCCAATGCCGAGCAGCTCCGCATCCCGCGCGTGCTGTGGGAGCGCAGCGTCAGCAGCACGCCGCAGGAACGGCTGCTGGCGGTGGAGGCGCTAGCCATGTTTCCCTCGGGCCGGGAGCGCGCGCGCGAGATGCTGCGCGACCGCAATGCCAACGTCCGCCTCGGCGCGGCGCTCGCGCTGGCGCAGAACGAGGCCGCGCCGCCTGCGGGGATGCTGGTCCGGCAGCTCGGCCTCGGCACCACCGAACGTTCGCTGCTCATCGGTTCGCTGATGCGCGATCTGGTGGAACACGACCCGGCCTCGGTCGAAGCGCTGCTGGCTGACAAAGAGGCCAGCGACGCCATCAAACTCGCCGCTGTCGATGCGCTGGCGGCCAGCGGCCGGGCCGAGCACGCGCCGCTGGTCGCGCGGATGGTCGAGCAGGCCGCGCAGGACGGCGATTTGCTGCCGCGCATCTTCCACGCCATGGGGCGGATCGGCCATCCTTCCGGCCATCCCACGATCCTGCGCGGGCTTTCGCATCCCGCCTGGGCGGTCCGCGCCGCGGCGGCGCAGGCGGCAGGAACCAGCGCGCTGGTCGAGGCTGTCGAGCCGCTCGGCGGGCTGCTCGGCGATGAGACATGGTGGGTGCGGTTTCGCGCCGGCGAGGCGCTGTGGCGCCTCGGCCCGCGCGGCCATGCGGTGCTAGAGCGCATTGCCGCCGGTACCGACGAGATCGCCAGCCGGGCGGCACGGCTGACCCTGGAGGAGCGGCGCGGCGCATGA
- a CDS encoding response regulator: MNRILYVDDEPDLREIALLALSLDPDLEVRTAASGVEAIATVADWLPDLILLDVMMPGMDGPATLARLRMAPLTAELPVVFITARAQAQDLQTFATLDARGVIAKPFDPMTLAQQVREFLG; this comes from the coding sequence ATGAACCGCATTCTGTACGTCGACGACGAGCCTGACCTTCGCGAGATCGCCCTGCTCGCGCTCTCGCTCGACCCCGATCTGGAAGTGCGGACCGCTGCGAGCGGCGTCGAGGCTATCGCGACGGTTGCAGATTGGCTGCCCGATCTCATCCTGCTCGACGTGATGATGCCCGGTATGGACGGTCCCGCGACGCTCGCTCGCCTGCGCATGGCCCCCCTGACGGCGGAATTGCCGGTCGTCTTCATCACAGCCCGTGCGCAAGCCCAGGACTTGCAGACATTCGCGACGCTCGACGCGCGCGGGGTAATTGCCAAGCCCTTCGATCCGATGACCCTCGCGCAGCAGGTGCGCGAGTTCCTCGGATGA
- a CDS encoding SDR family NAD(P)-dependent oxidoreductase encodes MAKSKAAAAAPALQGDIPGRLAGKIAVVTGAAGNLGGHIVTHYLAEGATVVMTGRTPDRTKAAAEALLKATGADPARLATVALDGGDIASVRAAIAEVVKQFGRIDILVNNAGSAGPKQPIENLPLSAEELAALQKTGSTDSETVGDALRNIFGVAWNVARVAAEHIPEGGSIINVSTIFSRTPYYARAAYVVPKAAMNAWSRELSLELGPKGIRVNLVYPGPIESERIRNVFAAMDAARGDEAGTTANQFFDMMSLERATGGNEKAKTFPTPTDIATTCVFLGSDESAAYNGHDFEVTHGMSVRKEQRSTYLARPTMRSMDGTGLAVLIAAGDDWEEALEIAQVQLACGASVVLGLPRAADVAIAEKRCKALGLGDKLAIIRFSRKDPAGMEAALEDYTKGGTPVSGALFLPALGAGELSGAITAADDSVVEALMDAELAGNMALARTMSRYWKRHDNLLQPPRFVFVSHASDGKGDIYGHILRAATEQLIRIWRDESEIDTAHGRRRQAEWGNQIVRFTNTEAENIRFTAGHAARILLKESKLGEITLYVPANIGEATGARKAMPGFSENITGLHLGKVALITGGSAGIGGQVARLLALAGGKVMMVARRESELAVARARIVSELEDIGFAGVERRVQTLANVDVSNFESLKGAVDATLKAFGRIDYLINNAGVAGAEDMVVDMGVDAWNYTLDANLVSNYFLMHHVAPLMKAQGSGYILNVSSYFGGEKYLAVAYPNRADYAVSKAGQRAMVESMARYLGPEVQFNAIAPGPVDGDRLSGTGGKPGLFERRGKLILENKRLNAVHAAAIKAIRRGVRVEAVLARLARNDTVKMSHDTNNPHELRELALACAREGDGTCTWDQYLLTPQIAAALVARLRQAGLFLDAPEWSERKPEEDGDWLLRVPPEDAPFLPADKIAVEANKVGSGVLSKLYLGKMPTEHDVAQATVFFLADRAVSGETFMPSGGLSVERSTTERELFGSPKQERLDQMRGKTVWIIGEHLADYLAETARAFIEDCHAANVVVITRTAEAFEAIKAQLEPETAEALTSLVKTTDIEAAMDEALLAWGKPTTILSTPMSALPGKLFATDDPLTPEEFRSVVADNLTHHFRVSRRASLYDDCQLVLTSPDVPMGDKSPAFALANFIKTTLHAFTATLAVENERLVHDVPVNQINLTRRVQSEEPRDLDEHLEEVRRFARAVLLVGAPLPDAEDSRYRARIYRGMSMTV; translated from the coding sequence ATGGCGAAGTCCAAAGCCGCTGCTGCTGCGCCTGCCCTCCAGGGCGATATCCCCGGCCGTCTCGCCGGCAAGATCGCGGTCGTAACCGGCGCGGCCGGGAACCTCGGCGGGCATATCGTCACGCACTATCTTGCAGAAGGCGCAACCGTGGTGATGACGGGCCGCACGCCCGACCGCACCAAGGCGGCCGCCGAGGCACTGCTCAAGGCGACCGGCGCCGATCCGGCGCGGCTCGCAACCGTGGCGCTCGACGGGGGCGACATCGCCTCGGTCCGCGCGGCGATCGCCGAGGTGGTCAAGCAGTTCGGGCGGATCGACATTCTCGTCAACAACGCCGGGAGCGCCGGGCCCAAGCAGCCGATCGAGAACCTGCCGCTTTCGGCGGAAGAGCTGGCCGCGCTCCAGAAGACCGGCAGCACCGACAGCGAGACCGTAGGCGATGCGCTGCGCAACATCTTCGGCGTTGCGTGGAACGTCGCGCGCGTCGCGGCCGAGCACATCCCCGAAGGCGGCTCGATCATCAACGTATCGACCATCTTCAGCCGCACGCCCTATTACGCGCGCGCGGCCTATGTCGTCCCCAAGGCGGCGATGAATGCGTGGAGCCGCGAATTGTCGCTGGAGCTCGGTCCCAAGGGAATCCGCGTCAACCTCGTCTACCCTGGCCCGATCGAGAGCGAGCGCATCCGCAACGTCTTTGCCGCGATGGACGCCGCGCGCGGGGACGAGGCGGGCACGACCGCCAACCAGTTCTTCGACATGATGTCGCTGGAACGTGCGACCGGCGGGAACGAGAAGGCCAAGACCTTCCCGACACCGACCGACATCGCCACCACCTGCGTCTTCCTCGGCTCGGACGAGAGCGCGGCCTACAACGGCCACGATTTCGAGGTCACCCACGGGATGAGCGTGCGCAAGGAACAGCGCTCCACCTACCTCGCGCGGCCCACCATGCGCTCGATGGACGGCACGGGCTTGGCCGTGCTGATCGCGGCCGGAGACGACTGGGAGGAGGCGCTCGAGATCGCGCAGGTCCAGCTCGCTTGCGGGGCAAGCGTGGTGCTCGGCCTGCCGCGCGCCGCCGACGTTGCCATCGCCGAGAAGCGCTGCAAAGCGCTGGGCCTCGGCGACAAACTCGCGATCATCCGTTTCAGCCGCAAGGACCCGGCCGGCATGGAAGCCGCGCTCGAGGATTACACCAAGGGCGGCACGCCGGTCAGCGGTGCGCTGTTCCTCCCCGCTCTGGGCGCGGGCGAACTCAGCGGCGCGATCACGGCGGCGGACGACAGCGTGGTCGAGGCGCTGATGGATGCCGAACTCGCCGGCAACATGGCGCTCGCGCGCACCATGAGCCGTTACTGGAAGCGGCACGACAACCTCTTGCAGCCGCCGCGTTTCGTCTTCGTCAGCCATGCCAGCGACGGGAAGGGCGACATCTACGGCCACATCCTGCGCGCCGCGACCGAACAGCTGATCCGCATCTGGCGCGACGAGAGCGAGATCGACACCGCGCACGGGCGTCGCCGGCAAGCGGAGTGGGGCAACCAGATCGTTCGCTTCACCAACACCGAGGCCGAGAACATCCGCTTCACCGCCGGCCACGCAGCGCGCATCCTGCTGAAGGAGAGCAAGCTCGGCGAGATCACGCTTTACGTCCCGGCGAACATCGGCGAGGCGACCGGGGCGCGCAAGGCGATGCCGGGCTTCTCCGAGAACATCACCGGCCTGCACCTCGGCAAGGTCGCGCTCATCACCGGCGGTTCGGCCGGGATCGGCGGACAGGTCGCGCGCCTGCTCGCATTGGCGGGCGGCAAGGTGATGATGGTCGCCCGCCGCGAAAGCGAGCTTGCCGTAGCGCGGGCGCGGATCGTCTCGGAGCTCGAGGACATCGGTTTCGCGGGCGTCGAGCGCCGGGTGCAGACCCTCGCCAACGTCGACGTCAGCAATTTCGAGAGCCTCAAGGGCGCGGTCGACGCCACGCTGAAGGCCTTCGGGCGGATCGACTACCTCATCAACAACGCCGGGGTCGCGGGGGCGGAGGACATGGTGGTCGACATGGGGGTCGACGCCTGGAACTACACGCTCGATGCGAACCTCGTGTCGAACTACTTCCTGATGCACCACGTCGCCCCACTGATGAAGGCGCAAGGATCGGGCTACATCCTCAACGTCTCGTCCTATTTCGGCGGCGAGAAGTATCTCGCGGTCGCCTATCCCAATCGCGCGGACTACGCCGTCTCCAAGGCCGGGCAGCGCGCGATGGTCGAGAGCATGGCGCGCTATCTCGGCCCCGAGGTGCAGTTCAACGCCATCGCGCCGGGGCCGGTCGATGGCGACCGCCTGTCGGGCACCGGCGGCAAGCCCGGCCTGTTCGAGCGGCGCGGCAAGCTGATCCTCGAGAACAAGCGCCTCAATGCCGTCCACGCCGCCGCGATCAAGGCGATCCGGCGCGGGGTGCGCGTGGAGGCAGTGCTCGCGCGGCTCGCCCGCAACGACACCGTCAAGATGAGCCACGACACCAACAACCCGCACGAACTGCGCGAGCTGGCGCTCGCCTGCGCGCGCGAGGGGGACGGCACCTGCACCTGGGACCAGTATCTCCTCACCCCCCAGATCGCCGCCGCGCTGGTGGCGCGCCTCAGGCAGGCAGGCCTGTTCCTCGATGCGCCTGAATGGTCGGAGCGCAAGCCCGAGGAGGACGGCGACTGGCTGCTGCGCGTCCCGCCCGAGGATGCGCCTTTCCTCCCCGCCGACAAGATCGCCGTCGAGGCGAACAAGGTCGGCAGCGGGGTACTCTCCAAGCTCTACCTCGGCAAGATGCCGACCGAGCATGATGTCGCGCAGGCGACCGTCTTCTTCCTCGCCGACCGCGCCGTTTCGGGGGAGACCTTCATGCCCTCGGGCGGCCTCAGCGTCGAACGCTCGACCACAGAGCGCGAGCTGTTCGGCAGCCCCAAGCAGGAACGCCTCGACCAGATGCGCGGCAAGACTGTGTGGATCATCGGCGAGCACCTCGCCGACTACCTCGCCGAAACCGCGCGCGCCTTCATCGAGGATTGCCACGCGGCCAACGTGGTGGTCATCACCCGAACGGCGGAAGCCTTCGAGGCGATCAAGGCGCAGCTCGAACCCGAGACCGCCGAGGCCCTGACCTCGCTGGTGAAGACCACCGACATCGAAGCCGCGATGGACGAGGCGTTGCTCGCCTGGGGCAAGCCCACCACCATCCTCTCGACCCCGATGTCGGCACTGCCGGGCAAGCTGTTCGCCACCGACGATCCGCTCACCCCCGAGGAATTCCGCAGCGTGGTGGCCGACAACCTCACCCACCATTTCCGCGTCTCGCGCCGCGCTTCGCTGTATGACGATTGCCAGCTTGTGCTGACCAGCCCCGACGTGCCGATGGGCGACAAGTCCCCGGCCTTCGCGCTGGCGAACTTCATCAAGACCACGCTCCATGCCTTTACCGCCACGCTCGCGGTCGAGAACGAGCGGCTGGTGCACGATGTGCCGGTCAACCAGATCAACCTCACCCGCCGCGTCCAATCCGAAGAACCGCGCGATCTCGACGAGCATCTCGAGGAGGTGCGCCGTTTCGCCCGTGCGGTCCTGCTGGTCGGCGCGCCGCTGCCCGATGCCGAGGATTCGCGCTATCGCGCACGCATCTATCGCGGGATGTCGATGACGGTATAA
- a CDS encoding glycosyltransferase family 2 protein — translation MNFEPAAWARDWMLDSAQAIALVVIVTGLAQTAFYIVQLVYAAIALHNRPPVPRGATLWRRYSDQAPPIAVIAPAYNEELTVVESVRSLLALHYPSFEVLLVNDGSKDGTLARVIAEFGLKRVGCYIDDSVTHQPIRGFYASPDLPRLLVIDKENGGKADALNAGINAARSPLFCAIDADSILETDALLRVVRPFIDYPDKTVAVGGTIRIANGCTIDTGRVTGVRLPRNFLALVQIMEYLRAFLMARLALGQMQALTVISGAFGLFSRQRVVEVGGYSHGTVGEDMELVIKLHRHMRDLKLPYRIDFIPEPVCWTECPEDLGVLARQRSRWQRGALECFVKHRDMTFNPRYGRIGFVGFGHIVLVDVLGPLIEVLGYILVPLLWGLKLLALPWLLAFLAATFTFGIAISALTLILEEVQLRRFPRARELAILALISVIENLGYRQLSNVWRLKGWWQFLRREQGWGAMTRKGFGGTTA, via the coding sequence ATGAATTTCGAACCCGCCGCCTGGGCGCGCGACTGGATGCTCGATTCGGCGCAGGCCATCGCGCTGGTGGTGATCGTCACCGGTCTCGCCCAGACCGCCTTCTACATCGTGCAGCTCGTCTATGCCGCAATCGCGCTCCACAACCGCCCGCCGGTGCCGCGCGGGGCGACGCTGTGGCGGCGCTATTCCGACCAGGCGCCGCCCATCGCCGTCATCGCGCCCGCCTACAACGAGGAGTTGACCGTGGTGGAGAGCGTGCGCTCGCTGCTCGCGCTCCATTATCCAAGCTTCGAGGTGCTGCTGGTCAACGACGGGTCGAAGGACGGCACGCTCGCGCGGGTGATTGCCGAGTTCGGTCTGAAGCGGGTGGGATGCTACATCGACGACAGCGTCACGCACCAGCCGATCCGCGGCTTTTACGCCAGCCCCGATCTGCCGCGCCTCCTGGTCATCGACAAGGAGAACGGCGGCAAGGCCGATGCGCTCAACGCCGGGATCAACGCCGCGCGCTCGCCGCTGTTTTGCGCCATCGACGCGGACTCGATCCTCGAGACCGACGCGCTCCTGCGCGTGGTGCGCCCCTTCATCGACTATCCCGACAAGACCGTCGCGGTCGGGGGCACGATCCGGATCGCCAATGGCTGCACGATCGACACGGGCCGCGTGACCGGCGTGCGGCTCCCGCGCAACTTCCTCGCGCTGGTGCAGATCATGGAATATCTGCGCGCGTTCCTTATGGCCCGCCTTGCGCTGGGGCAGATGCAGGCGCTGACCGTGATCTCGGGCGCCTTCGGCCTGTTCAGCCGGCAGCGCGTGGTCGAGGTCGGGGGCTACAGCCACGGCACGGTGGGCGAGGACATGGAGCTCGTCATCAAGCTCCACCGCCACATGCGCGACCTCAAACTGCCCTACCGCATCGACTTCATTCCCGAGCCGGTGTGCTGGACCGAGTGCCCCGAGGATCTGGGCGTGCTAGCTCGGCAACGCAGCCGGTGGCAGCGCGGGGCGCTCGAGTGCTTCGTCAAGCACCGCGACATGACCTTCAACCCGCGTTACGGCCGGATCGGCTTCGTCGGCTTCGGGCATATCGTTCTGGTCGACGTGCTGGGGCCGCTGATCGAGGTGCTCGGCTACATCCTCGTGCCGCTGCTGTGGGGGCTGAAGCTGCTGGCCCTGCCTTGGCTGCTCGCCTTCCTCGCGGCGACCTTCACCTTCGGCATCGCGATCAGCGCGCTGACCTTGATCCTCGAAGAGGTGCAGCTGCGCCGCTTTCCTCGCGCCCGTGAACTTGCGATCCTGGCGCTGATCTCCGTGATCGAAAACCTCGGCTACCGGCAGCTCTCCAACGTCTGGCGGCTGAAGGGCTGGTGGCAGTTCTTGCGGCGCGAGCAGGGCTGGGGCGCGATGACTCGCAAGGGCTTCGGCGGAACGACGGCCTAG
- a CDS encoding acetyl-CoA carboxylase carboxyltransferase subunit alpha, producing MIQYLPFEKPIEALDKHVAELAAHPEGTEEARMLAERADKLLADTYARLSPWERTLVARHPQRPRFEKLVAGLFSEFLPIAGDRTFGDDQAIIGGFARFEGRKVMVIGHVKGEDTPGRLKHNFGMARPEGYRKAIRLMELADRFGLPVVTLVDTPGAFPGVDAEARGQAEAIARSTEACLALGVPLVAVIIGEGGSGGAVALAAANRVLMFEHAVYSVISPEGCASILWRSAAQAATAAEAMRVTAGDLLKLGVIHRIVYEPRGGAHRDPAETVKRLTLALRAELDTLAAMTPAELRREREEFFLRLG from the coding sequence ATGATCCAGTACCTGCCCTTCGAAAAGCCGATCGAGGCGCTCGACAAGCACGTTGCCGAACTCGCTGCCCATCCCGAGGGCACCGAGGAGGCGCGGATGCTCGCCGAGCGGGCCGACAAGCTGCTCGCGGACACCTACGCCCGCCTCTCCCCGTGGGAGCGCACGCTGGTCGCCCGCCACCCGCAGCGGCCCCGGTTCGAGAAGCTGGTGGCCGGGCTGTTCAGCGAGTTCCTGCCCATCGCAGGCGATCGCACCTTCGGCGACGATCAGGCGATCATCGGCGGCTTTGCGCGCTTCGAGGGGCGCAAGGTGATGGTCATCGGCCACGTCAAGGGCGAGGACACGCCCGGGCGGCTCAAGCACAATTTCGGCATGGCGCGGCCCGAGGGCTATCGCAAGGCGATCCGCCTGATGGAACTGGCCGACCGCTTCGGCCTGCCGGTGGTGACGCTGGTCGACACCCCGGGCGCGTTCCCCGGCGTCGATGCCGAGGCGCGCGGACAGGCAGAGGCCATCGCCCGTTCGACCGAGGCCTGCCTTGCGCTCGGGGTGCCGCTCGTCGCGGTGATCATCGGCGAGGGCGGATCGGGCGGGGCGGTGGCGCTCGCGGCCGCCAACCGCGTGCTGATGTTCGAGCACGCGGTCTATTCGGTGATCAGCCCCGAAGGCTGCGCCTCGATCCTGTGGCGCAGCGCCGCGCAGGCTGCCACGGCTGCCGAGGCGATGCGGGTGACGGCGGGCGATCTGCTCAAGCTCGGCGTGATCCACCGCATCGTCTACGAGCCCCGCGGCGGCGCGCACCGCGATCCGGCCGAGACTGTCAAGCGCCTGACCCTGGCCCTGCGCGCCGAACTCGACACCCTCGCCGCCATGACCCCCGCGGAACTGCGCCGCGAGCGCGAGGAGTTTTTCCTGCGCCTCGGCTAG
- a CDS encoding sensor histidine kinase has protein sequence MQTDLPADDSPVATARAILQLLVGPAPKQMVALVASCEKPGRIRIEEAFPPVQTVGETIAAPDGLCEEQPRLLAVGQVRVPLAWTALCGARPLAIAAVPIAGIGRFLICASAHVQPDLALMGYAAETISRLQGMGPLTAREYHTSQGLQSLINNLPIPLIFVDSRNIEVFLNEPARTLLEIPREGLSNRRVAARLARLAADEFPASGGFDLASAPHEDFAFEIERGERTYKVESRWVDDGVLLGRMWLFRDVTREKAAARIKDQLVATVSHELRTPLTAIIGSLGLLQGGAAGALTDQSAKLVTMARKNGDRLVKIVNDLLDMEKMQSGKMQYTFAPVDLGGLIGEVVVQNLPYTQGFGVEVRVEADDEPVTVLADEGRIAQVLTNLISNAAKFSRRGSEVILRLERGAGVARISVIDKGRGISEEFRKHLFARFSQDRESAVTGHPGSGLGLAITRSIVEAHGGTIRLDETTKIGSTFMVELPLAKGE, from the coding sequence TTGCAGACTGACCTGCCGGCCGATGACAGCCCGGTTGCCACCGCGCGCGCGATCCTCCAGTTGCTCGTCGGGCCGGCGCCGAAGCAAATGGTCGCGCTTGTCGCCTCGTGCGAGAAGCCGGGGCGGATCCGTATCGAGGAGGCCTTTCCGCCTGTCCAGACCGTGGGCGAGACAATCGCCGCCCCCGATGGCCTTTGCGAGGAACAGCCGCGGCTTCTGGCAGTCGGCCAAGTCCGGGTGCCGCTCGCATGGACGGCGCTGTGCGGAGCGCGCCCGCTTGCGATCGCCGCAGTTCCGATCGCGGGCATCGGCCGGTTCCTGATCTGCGCCTCGGCACACGTGCAGCCCGATCTTGCCCTGATGGGCTACGCCGCCGAGACGATCAGCCGGCTGCAGGGCATGGGCCCGCTGACCGCGCGGGAGTATCATACCTCGCAGGGCCTGCAATCGCTGATCAACAACCTGCCTATCCCGCTCATCTTCGTGGATTCGCGCAACATCGAGGTGTTCCTCAACGAGCCGGCCCGCACCCTTCTGGAAATTCCGCGCGAGGGCCTCAGCAATCGCCGGGTTGCTGCCCGGCTGGCGCGGCTCGCGGCCGACGAGTTCCCGGCCAGCGGTGGCTTCGATCTCGCCAGCGCGCCGCATGAAGATTTTGCCTTCGAGATCGAGCGGGGCGAGCGTACCTACAAGGTCGAAAGCCGGTGGGTCGATGATGGCGTGCTGCTCGGCCGCATGTGGCTGTTCCGCGACGTGACCAGAGAGAAGGCCGCCGCCCGCATCAAGGACCAGCTGGTCGCCACCGTCAGTCACGAATTGCGCACGCCGCTGACGGCCATCATCGGCTCGCTTGGGCTGCTCCAGGGGGGCGCGGCGGGGGCGCTGACCGACCAGAGCGCCAAGCTGGTGACGATGGCACGCAAGAACGGCGACCGGCTGGTCAAGATCGTCAACGACCTCCTCGACATGGAGAAAATGCAGTCGGGCAAGATGCAATACACCTTCGCCCCCGTCGACCTAGGCGGACTGATCGGCGAGGTCGTGGTGCAGAACCTTCCCTACACTCAGGGTTTCGGAGTCGAGGTGCGCGTCGAGGCGGACGACGAGCCTGTAACAGTGCTCGCAGACGAGGGCAGGATCGCGCAGGTGCTCACCAACCTGATCTCGAACGCGGCCAAGTTTTCGCGGCGCGGCTCCGAGGTGATCCTGAGGCTCGAACGGGGCGCCGGTGTGGCCCGCATCAGCGTGATCGACAAAGGGCGCGGCATCTCCGAGGAGTTCAGGAAGCATCTTTTCGCGCGCTTCTCGCAGGACCGCGAATCTGCCGTGACCGGCCACCCGGGGTCGGGGCTCGGACTCGCGATCACGCGCAGCATCGTCGAAGCGCACGGCGGGACGATCCGCCTCGATGAGACCACGAAGATCGGCTCGACCTTTATGGTCGAGCTGCCACTTGCCAAAGGAGAATAA
- a CDS encoding YaiO family outer membrane beta-barrel protein, translated as MRLVLPGLLLVLAGPLAAQEAESSYEAAVAARLAGDNAEAVQLLDRWIAAHPQDSDALVQRGYAHLALGNPRAAERDFRAALALAPDYADARAGLTLVAERREEPRGGYLIAGGAWSDLDSGARDWGEASLTGEAPVAQALSVGGRASWYRRFGLEDVELEGRIAARPSENVWLRASVGGTPNADFRPELALGAGTDVRIAQGPQATVLSLDAAWQRFPLEEIVTVSPGITQYFGGGRWWGTLRGIGIVPQQGDLEVGVLGRIDHAPDERHRYFLGAVNAPDTNLGVVSRVTSLFAGAELPLLAGISLLPAISHEWREAGPDRTELRLEVKAAF; from the coding sequence GTGAGGCTCGTCCTTCCCGGATTGCTGCTGGTGCTGGCGGGCCCGCTGGCGGCGCAGGAGGCGGAGAGCAGCTACGAGGCTGCGGTCGCTGCCCGGCTGGCCGGCGACAACGCGGAGGCGGTGCAGCTGCTCGACCGCTGGATCGCCGCCCATCCGCAGGACAGCGATGCTTTGGTGCAGCGCGGCTATGCCCACCTCGCGCTCGGTAACCCCCGCGCGGCGGAGCGCGATTTCCGCGCCGCGCTGGCCCTCGCCCCGGACTATGCCGATGCGCGTGCCGGGCTCACGCTGGTAGCCGAGCGGCGGGAGGAGCCGCGCGGCGGCTACCTTATTGCTGGTGGCGCATGGAGCGACCTTGATTCAGGCGCGCGCGACTGGGGTGAGGCGAGCCTCACCGGCGAGGCCCCCGTTGCGCAGGCGCTCTCGGTCGGCGGCCGGGCGAGCTGGTACCGGCGCTTCGGCCTCGAAGATGTCGAACTCGAAGGCCGCATCGCCGCCCGACCTTCGGAAAACGTCTGGCTGCGGGCGAGCGTCGGGGGAACGCCGAACGCCGACTTCCGACCGGAACTGGCGCTCGGCGCGGGTACGGATGTGCGGATTGCGCAGGGGCCGCAGGCGACCGTGCTGTCGCTCGACGCCGCGTGGCAACGCTTCCCGCTGGAGGAGATCGTGACCGTCTCGCCGGGCATCACCCAGTACTTCGGCGGGGGGCGTTGGTGGGGCACCCTGCGGGGGATCGGGATCGTGCCGCAACAGGGCGATCTCGAGGTCGGCGTGCTCGGGCGGATCGATCATGCACCCGACGAGCGACACCGCTATTTCTTGGGTGCGGTCAATGCGCCTGACACGAACCTCGGGGTCGTCAGCCGCGTAACCTCTTTGTTCGCCGGGGCGGAGCTGCCGCTCTTGGCAGGGATCTCGCTTTTGCCGGCGATCTCGCACGAATGGCGCGAAGCCGGTCCGGACCGGACCGAGCTGCGGCTTGAAGTGAAGGCCGCCTTTTGA
- a CDS encoding Hpt domain-containing protein, protein MSADEEWLAPLRAKFAGRLTREVEALRTAWTRRDRETVIDRAHKLAGLAGMLGAPEVGEAALELEETARSGADYAGQLFQLIAAIERARS, encoded by the coding sequence ATGAGCGCCGACGAGGAATGGCTGGCGCCGCTGCGGGCGAAATTCGCAGGCCGGCTCACGCGCGAAGTCGAGGCTCTCCGCACTGCCTGGACGCGGCGCGACAGGGAGACGGTTATAGACCGTGCCCACAAGCTTGCAGGGCTCGCCGGCATGTTAGGGGCGCCGGAAGTCGGCGAGGCGGCCTTGGAGCTCGAGGAAACCGCACGCAGCGGTGCCGATTACGCGGGGCAGCTCTTCCAGCTGATCGCCGCGATCGAGCGCGCGCGCAGCTAG
- a CDS encoding response regulator transcription factor — translation MNPTRPILIADDEPLLTEILEFRLRAKGYETVIAHNGREALARFEELNPAAVVLDAMMPVHDGMEVLRRIRARETAGDVPVIILSARRNEEDIVRALEMGASDYMVKPFLPEELLVRLKRLLDARP, via the coding sequence ATGAACCCGACCCGCCCGATCCTCATCGCCGATGACGAACCATTGCTCACGGAAATCCTCGAGTTCCGGCTGCGAGCCAAGGGGTACGAGACGGTGATCGCCCATAACGGGCGCGAGGCGCTCGCCCGGTTCGAGGAGCTTAACCCGGCGGCGGTGGTGCTCGACGCGATGATGCCGGTCCATGACGGGATGGAGGTGCTTCGGCGAATCAGGGCCCGCGAGACGGCAGGCGACGTACCGGTGATCATCCTTTCGGCGCGCCGAAATGAGGAGGACATCGTCCGCGCGCTCGAGATGGGGGCGAGCGACTACATGGTGAAGCCCTTCCTGCCCGAGGAACTGCTGGTGCGCCTCAAGCGGCTGCTGGACGCCCGGCCGTGA